In Mycteria americana isolate JAX WOST 10 ecotype Jacksonville Zoo and Gardens chromosome 3, USCA_MyAme_1.0, whole genome shotgun sequence, a single genomic region encodes these proteins:
- the MAP10 gene encoding microtubule-associated protein 10, whose product MAAAAGGAEGLFALELLVEAVRLAAPGSALRPAVALRLLDFPTLLLRPAAAAPPLRPGRAFPFGRDKRCLFRWRRGSLCAALRRRPLRALLLALPAGLAPGPPRLLGSCGVSLAPAAAELLQRPGAPASCGRRGCFPLRDSAGRPVGDLVLGYRLTSLEAGEEPPPPSPASPGAATAPATSPEPGAEEEEEGEELEGNIFCPPVLYYSREPAEPHQPPAAVAVGKWEHVEAWRPQEQDKGRSPPRPSTGPSLLHPTSPRQLHNALGQLPLLSALLAELSVLARSAAPAAVHPHLAWLYKAPGGGGIASRPPSPSRSSALKPAEAPLGPGGSSGAASPRFKQGRQEATSPGSSRAGRGPKKAVPQGETGSERNCKTKENRPPRRKLMYGLTNTLRLRLQQTNPDKLVIHERREQCRKKQMEMLKKRSPLSKRRLLTSAGEEDVVSYRLCSKGDSSKQNNQFEKTVETSLQNSALTEYISATGDASPDLQKQAIASLLKNDEIASKERPCKVTTAPLLEETVLKSAHKGKYVKAQLPAAFPSDANAKGSNEEAIHLIHHKTTDYDNASVVSDHKPSPSRSVENNSEFIYSDDFVASPENTVYSEDFSSAERTGRDSEALDSSPEPLWLESPKRGWSDTEPESSGSRISKTSQRAESTSDFLPVPSVSSPVQSLKRNRDLKTSKRTSSESVDSLNDASIRARLLDEEQEAQQINKEENMGDQHIKQISTLRSKEISSDADLNIGMRQTSAGKSQSVTQVSSYLPSNMSDLELGVLENRMSDKGDDFVGKLHVPNEYKDISELVINKLPGYTM is encoded by the coding sequence atggcggcggcggcggggggcgcggaggggctgttcgcgctggagctgctggtggaggCGGTGCGGCTGGCGGCGCCGGGCTCCGCGCTGCGCCCGGCCGTGGCCCTGCGCCTCCTGGACTTCCCCACCCTCCTgctgcgccccgccgccgccgcgccgcccctgcggccgggccgggccttcCCCTTCGGCCGTGACAAGCGCTGCCTCTTCCGCTGGCGCCGGGGATCGCTctgcgccgcgctccgccgccggccgCTCCGCGCCCTGCTCCtggcgctgcccgccgggctcGCCCCGGGGCCTCCCCGTCTCCTCGGCAGCTGCGGCGTCTCcctggcccccgccgccgccgagctgCTGCAGCGGCCCGGGGCGCCTGCCTCCTGCGGCCGCCGCGGCTGCTTCCCGCTGCGGGACTCCGCGGGCCGCCCCGTCGGGGATTTGGTCCTGGGCTATCGCCTCACCAGCCTGGAGGCCGGTGAGGAgccgcccccgccgagccccgccagccccggcgctgccacGGCACCTGCCACCTCCCCTGAGCCgggggccgaggaggaggaggagggtgaggagctGGAGGGCAACATCTTTTGCCCTCCCGTGCTCTATTACAGCCGCGAGCCCGCTGAGCCTCATCAGCCGCCAGCAGCAGTGGCCGTGGGGAAATGGGAGCATGTCGAGGCCTGGAGGCCGCAGGAGCAAGACAAGGGCCGGAGCCCCCCACGTCCCAGCACTGGGCCCTCATTGCTGCACCCCACCAGCCCTCGACAGCTCCACAACGCCCTGGGGCAGCTGCCGCTACTCAGTgctttgctggcagagctgtcGGTGCTCGCCCGCAGTGCTGCGCCTGCTGCTGTCCACCCCCATCTGGCCTGGCTCTACAAGGCCCCGGGAGGTGGTGGCATAGCCTCAcgaccccccagccccagccgctccTCTGCCCTCAAGCCTGCAGAGGCACCTTTGGGGCCAGGTGGGAGCAGTGGAGCTGCCAGCCCCCGATTCAAGCAAGGCCGGCAAGAGGCCACCTCACCAGGGTCTTCTCGGGCTGGGAGAGGACCTAAGAAAGCTGTACCCCAGGGAGAGACAGGCTCTGAAAGGAACTGCAAAACTAAGGAAAACAGACCTCCCAGAAGAAAACTGATGTACGGGCTGACAAATACACTGAGGCTACGGCTGCAGCAGACCAATCCTGATAAGCTGGTAATTCATGAAAGGAGAGAGCAGtgcagaaaaaagcaaatggagaTGCTGAAGAAGAGAAGCCCTTTATCCAAAAGAAGGCTGCTTACAAGTGCTGGAGAAGAAGATGTGGTTTCTTACAGGCTGTGTAGCAAGGGAGACAGTTCAAAGCAGAATAATCAGTTTGAGAAAACGGTTGAGACTTCATTACAAAACAGTGCTCTCACAGAGTATATTTCTGCGACAGGAGATGCGTCCCCTGACCTGCAGAAACAGGCTATTGCAAGTCTATTGAAGAATGATGAAATTGCAAGCAAGGAACGTCCATGCAAAGTAACTACTGCCCCCTTACTGGAGGAAACTGTATTAAAATCTGCTCACAAGGGAAAGTATGTGAAAGCCCAACTCCCAGCAGCTTTCCCATCAGATGCTAATGCAAAGGGAAGTAATGAGGAAGCAATACACTTAATCCACCATAAAACCACGGATTATGACAATGCATCTGTTGTAAGTGATCACAAACCAAGCCCCAGTAGGAGTGTTGAAAACAACTCTGAATTCATATACTCAGATGACTTCGTTGCTAGTCCTGAGAACACAGTTTATTCAGAAgatttcagcagtgctgagcGTACGGGCAGAGACTCAGAAGCTCTTGACAGCAGTCCTGAACCTCTGTGGCTTGAAAGCCCAAAGCGAGGTTGGTCAGATACAGAGCCAGAATCCAGCGGGTCCAGAATTTCAAAGACAAGTCAAAGAGCTGAAAGTACTTCAGAttttctgccagttccttcagtttCATCTCCAGTCCAGTCTTTGAAGAGAAACCGTGACTTAAAAACCAGCAAGAGAACTAGTAGTGAATCTGTTGATTCACTTAATGATGCCTCCATTCGAGCAAGGTTATTGGATGAAGAGCAGGAAGCCCAACAGATCAATAAGGAAGAGAACATGGGTGATCAGCATATTAAACAAATATCTACACTGAGAAGCAAAGAAATTAGCTCTGATGCTGATCTGAATATAGGAATGCGGCAGACCTCTGCAGGAAAAAGCCAGTCAGTAACTCAAGTTAGCTCTTACTTGCCATCTAACATGTCTGATCTTGAACTTGGTGTCCTGGAAAACAGGATGTCAGACAAAGGGGATGATTTTGTGGGAAAACTACATGTTCCTAATGAATACAAAGACATCAGTGAACTTGTAATAAACAAACTTCCGGGATACACAATGTAA